A genomic window from Aestuariirhabdus litorea includes:
- the tsaB gene encoding tRNA (adenosine(37)-N6)-threonylcarbamoyltransferase complex dimerization subunit type 1 TsaB: MSTLLAIDTATEACSVALDVNGETLSEWALIPRQHSEMILPMVDRLLASAGLVLSQVDGIAFGRGPGAFTGVRIATAIVQGLAFATDKPVLPISTLAALAQQAARCHQATRVLAAIDARMDEIYWAGYHCSDDGVVEIIPEQVCAPEQVVLPADTQGWMGIGTGWGLGSRIPLSPARVEVDAYPLAEDIVRLAVPLFEQGKSVAAAQALPVYLRDRVAKKRHER, from the coding sequence ATGAGCACCTTACTAGCGATTGATACTGCGACCGAAGCCTGCTCCGTCGCCCTTGATGTGAATGGCGAGACGCTCTCCGAGTGGGCACTGATTCCCCGCCAGCACAGTGAAATGATTTTGCCCATGGTGGACCGCCTGCTGGCGAGTGCCGGCCTGGTGTTGTCGCAGGTTGACGGCATCGCTTTTGGCCGCGGTCCTGGTGCCTTCACTGGGGTTCGAATCGCCACCGCGATTGTGCAGGGACTTGCCTTCGCAACCGATAAGCCGGTGCTGCCGATCTCCACCCTTGCAGCTCTGGCGCAACAGGCCGCGAGGTGCCATCAGGCCACCCGCGTGCTGGCCGCCATTGATGCTCGCATGGACGAGATCTACTGGGCCGGATATCACTGCAGCGACGATGGGGTGGTCGAGATCATTCCCGAGCAGGTATGCGCGCCCGAGCAGGTGGTGCTGCCCGCAGATACCCAGGGGTGGATGGGCATCGGTACCGGTTGGGGGCTGGGCTCCCGCATTCCGCTATCACCGGCGCGGGTCGAGGTGGACGCCTATCCGTTGGCTGAGGATATTGTGCGCCTGGCCGTTCCGCTCTTCGAGCAGGGTAAGAGTGTAGCTGCCGCGCAGGCGTTGCCGGTTTATCTCCGTGATCGCGTCGCCAAAAAACGCCATGAGCGTTGA
- the adk gene encoding adenylate kinase encodes MRVILLGAPGAGKGTQAQFITEKFEIPQISTGDMLRAAVKAGSPLGLKVKEVMASGGLVSDEIIIDLIKERIQQPDCAKGFLFDGFPRTIPQAEALRESGVAIDYVVEIAVEDAEIIKRMSGRRMHESSGRVYHVVYNPPKVEGKDDLTGEPLIQREDDKEETVRKRLQVYHSQTAPLIDFYQSLQADDAPRYVRIAGVGSVDQITQSVFSALS; translated from the coding sequence ATGCGAGTTATTCTGTTGGGTGCCCCGGGCGCCGGAAAGGGTACACAAGCGCAATTCATTACCGAGAAGTTTGAGATTCCGCAGATTTCCACCGGTGATATGTTGCGTGCAGCGGTCAAGGCCGGCAGTCCCCTTGGTCTCAAGGTGAAAGAGGTGATGGCGTCGGGCGGCCTGGTATCCGATGAGATCATCATTGACCTGATCAAGGAGCGCATCCAGCAGCCCGACTGCGCCAAGGGATTTCTGTTTGATGGTTTCCCCCGCACCATTCCCCAGGCCGAAGCCTTGCGAGAGTCCGGTGTTGCCATCGACTATGTAGTGGAGATCGCGGTCGAAGATGCCGAGATCATCAAGCGTATGAGCGGTCGACGCATGCACGAAAGTAGCGGTCGCGTATACCACGTTGTCTATAACCCTCCCAAGGTTGAGGGCAAGGATGACCTTACCGGGGAACCCCTGATTCAGCGTGAGGATGACAAAGAGGAGACGGTGCGTAAGCGGCTGCAGGTTTATCACAGCCAGACCGCTCCGCTGATCGACTTCTACCAAAGCCTGCAGGCGGATGACGCGCCGCGTTACGTCCGCATCGCGGGGGTAGGCAGTGTCGACCAGATAACGCAGTCGGTCTTTTCCGCGTTAAGCTAG
- a CDS encoding HDOD domain-containing protein, whose product MPIATRVKRYLQANGARFKVHRLASPVLSVCEAVSGRGIEPSAVAFARVYEHRNGKSLLVYPLTHKLSEDEIKALLGPKARCCELHKVETLFDDCAVNALPPIGAPYGLKVVIDPALLKHETVYFRAGCEQTLIATDLDEFRFLNPGALVARFSEPGCDDLECLSATGLEAAVCAKLKSLQRLPPMPANVVRILQLVNDPDSSARDLATLVETDPSLSLQVMRHARSALFGYRGKVETVQDAITRVLGFDLVSNIALGLAACQSFHMPSSGPLSLGRYWRHSLYSAELARRLAAKSNPSLKLVPAKAYLCGMLHQFGLVLLAHLFPPEFNLFCRLVEREPEEPLFELEKRVMGFGQARDILSLGYGRIGGWLLEEWQMPAELVSAAIHHTQPGVNYEQQPYVALMQLVNYLLTRNQIEYTTLSQLDSQVCALLGISIEEAQAEFEALLESSDSIEQISSSMAAA is encoded by the coding sequence ATGCCGATCGCCACGCGTGTAAAACGATATCTTCAGGCCAATGGGGCACGCTTTAAGGTGCACCGCCTCGCCTCTCCTGTACTCTCTGTCTGCGAGGCCGTTAGCGGCCGGGGTATCGAGCCTTCAGCGGTGGCGTTTGCCAGGGTCTACGAGCACCGAAACGGTAAAAGCCTGCTGGTTTACCCCCTTACCCACAAGCTGTCTGAAGATGAGATCAAGGCGCTTTTGGGTCCCAAGGCCCGATGTTGCGAGTTGCACAAGGTTGAAACACTCTTTGATGACTGTGCCGTCAACGCACTGCCCCCCATAGGCGCCCCCTATGGTCTCAAAGTGGTGATCGATCCGGCCCTGCTCAAGCATGAGACGGTCTACTTTAGAGCGGGCTGCGAACAGACCCTGATTGCCACCGACCTGGATGAGTTTCGCTTCCTGAATCCTGGAGCCCTGGTGGCCCGCTTCAGCGAGCCGGGTTGTGACGACCTTGAGTGCCTCTCTGCCACGGGCCTGGAAGCGGCGGTTTGTGCCAAGCTGAAATCCCTTCAGCGCCTGCCTCCGATGCCGGCCAATGTGGTGCGCATTCTACAGCTGGTCAACGATCCTGACAGCAGTGCCCGTGATCTGGCGACGCTGGTGGAGACCGATCCCAGTCTCTCTTTGCAGGTCATGCGGCATGCACGTTCGGCCCTGTTCGGGTACCGGGGCAAGGTGGAGACGGTGCAGGATGCCATAACCCGAGTGCTGGGCTTCGACCTGGTCAGCAACATCGCACTCGGGCTCGCCGCCTGTCAGTCGTTTCACATGCCTTCCAGTGGCCCGCTGTCGCTCGGACGTTACTGGCGCCACTCCCTCTACAGCGCCGAGCTGGCACGGCGGCTTGCCGCAAAATCCAACCCGAGCCTGAAGCTGGTTCCCGCCAAGGCTTATCTATGCGGCATGCTGCACCAGTTTGGGCTGGTGTTGCTGGCGCACCTGTTCCCACCTGAGTTCAACCTGTTTTGCCGACTGGTAGAGCGTGAGCCTGAGGAGCCGCTGTTCGAGCTGGAAAAGCGGGTGATGGGGTTTGGCCAGGCGCGGGATATATTGAGCCTGGGCTATGGTCGCATCGGTGGCTGGTTGCTGGAGGAGTGGCAGATGCCGGCGGAGTTGGTGTCCGCTGCCATTCATCATACCCAACCGGGGGTGAACTATGAGCAGCAGCCCTATGTGGCCTTGATGCAGCTGGTGAACTACCTGCTGACCCGCAACCAGATTGAGTACACAACCCTGTCACAGCTGGATTCCCAGGTGTGCGCGCTGCTGGGTATCTCCATTGAGGAGGCCCAGGCTGAGTTCGAAGCGCTACTGGAGTCAAGTGACTCCATTGAGCAGATCTCCTCCTCTATGGCGGCGGCTTGA
- the mazG gene encoding nucleoside triphosphate pyrophosphohydrolase, producing MARYQLEDLVLLMERLRDPETGCPWDLQQSFETIVPYTLEEAYEVADAIRREDYPHVMDELGDLLFQVIFYAQLGKEQQLFELADILDNLVAKLIRRHPHVFPEGTLASRRSPQQTVSQQEIKATWDRIKQQERALKQSRGDDKPGGWLDDLPLSLPALKRAQKLQKRAAEVGFDWDSPQPVVAKIFEEVDELERALKDEGREAALEELGDLMFACVNLARHLGTDAESLMSQANRKFQRRFEGVEAQLRQAGSSLQEADLEQMEALWQRVKVAENGG from the coding sequence ATGGCTCGATACCAGCTGGAGGACCTGGTGTTACTGATGGAGCGTCTGCGGGACCCGGAGACCGGCTGCCCCTGGGATCTGCAACAGAGCTTCGAGACCATCGTGCCCTATACCCTGGAGGAGGCCTACGAGGTGGCCGATGCGATCCGGCGGGAGGATTATCCCCATGTCATGGATGAGCTGGGGGACCTGCTGTTTCAGGTGATCTTCTACGCCCAGCTGGGGAAGGAGCAGCAGCTGTTTGAGTTGGCGGATATCCTCGACAACCTGGTAGCCAAGCTGATTCGCCGCCACCCCCATGTGTTTCCCGAGGGTACCCTGGCGTCTCGCCGTTCACCTCAACAGACCGTTTCCCAGCAGGAGATCAAGGCGACCTGGGATCGCATCAAGCAGCAGGAGCGAGCGCTGAAACAGAGCCGGGGCGACGACAAACCGGGCGGGTGGCTCGACGACCTGCCGCTAAGCCTGCCGGCTTTGAAGCGTGCGCAAAAGCTGCAGAAACGGGCCGCTGAGGTGGGCTTTGACTGGGACAGCCCGCAGCCGGTGGTGGCCAAGATCTTTGAAGAGGTGGATGAACTCGAGCGGGCCCTCAAAGATGAAGGGCGCGAAGCGGCGCTCGAGGAGCTGGGTGACCTGATGTTTGCCTGTGTCAACCTGGCGCGCCATCTGGGCACGGATGCCGAGTCCCTCATGTCGCAGGCCAACCGCAAATTCCAGCGTCGGTTTGAAGGGGTCGAAGCGCAGCTGAGGCAAGCGGGAAGCTCTCTCCAGGAGGCGGACCTGGAGCAGATGGAGGCGCTCTGGCAACGGGTGAAGGTGGCGGAAAATGGCGGTTGA
- the relA gene encoding GTP diphosphokinase, whose protein sequence is MVKVREDHPVHEDGSVNIDAWLTRIGRDSNVRDVELITAACQMSCDASLQGGDRDDHWQDSNSYRTGLEMAEILAELNLDQESLIAAILYRGVREGKLELELVKERFGAGVAKLISGVLGMAAISAIQTPGHGAVLGQVQGQLENVRKMLVSIIDDVRVALIKLSERTCAIRAVKNLDKDKRLVVAREVFEIYAPLAHRLGIGHIKWELEDLSFRYLKPQDYKKIARLLDERRLDRQQYIDDVMQQLQQALAEAGIKAEISGRAKHIYSIWRKMRRKGIDFRDVYDIRAVRVLVPQLRDCYGTLGIVHSLWSHIPREFDDYIATPKENGYRSLHTAVIGPGGKTLEVQIRTHEMHEEAELGVCAHWRYKGTDTKASGSYEEKIAWLRQVMEWHEDIGDLDSLAGQLRSDIESDRIYVFTKNGHVVDLSVGSTPIDFAYRIHTEVGNSCRGAKVGGRIVPLTYSLKTGDQVEILTAAGGSPSRDWLNPNLGYITTSRARSKVMHWFKEQDRDQNELAGRQQIEHELKRLALVDVDFDALAPELNYKTAADMFAAVGAGDLRQAHVIHAAQRQVGYDDEKQFELQLRMPKAKVSDGDIRIRGVGNLLTQMAGCCHPLPGDPIIGYITLGRGVTIHRQDCQQALLLQERESNRLIEVDWGGQPENTYAVGIELLAYDRPGLIRDITMVLANEKVNVIALNTLSDTRDNMARMTLTIEVDGLDSLSMVLARINQLPNVIEASRSRRG, encoded by the coding sequence ATGGTTAAAGTAAGAGAAGATCACCCGGTTCACGAAGATGGTTCGGTTAATATCGATGCCTGGCTGACGCGTATTGGCCGCGATAGCAATGTTCGTGACGTCGAGCTGATTACGGCCGCCTGCCAGATGTCCTGCGACGCCTCCTTGCAGGGCGGCGATCGCGATGACCATTGGCAGGACAGCAACAGCTACCGCACCGGCCTGGAGATGGCCGAGATCCTGGCGGAGTTGAACCTGGACCAGGAGTCTTTGATTGCCGCTATCCTCTACCGCGGGGTGCGTGAAGGGAAACTGGAGCTGGAGCTGGTCAAAGAGCGCTTCGGTGCCGGTGTGGCCAAGCTGATTTCGGGCGTGCTGGGTATGGCGGCTATCAGTGCCATCCAGACTCCGGGCCATGGTGCGGTGCTGGGCCAGGTGCAGGGCCAGCTGGAGAATGTGCGCAAGATGCTGGTGTCGATCATCGACGATGTGCGCGTTGCCCTCATAAAACTGTCCGAGCGTACCTGCGCCATTCGGGCGGTCAAGAATCTCGATAAGGACAAGCGCCTGGTGGTGGCCCGCGAGGTGTTCGAGATCTATGCTCCCCTGGCCCATCGATTGGGAATCGGTCACATCAAGTGGGAACTTGAGGATCTCTCGTTTAGATACCTGAAACCCCAGGACTACAAAAAGATCGCCCGCCTGCTGGATGAACGTCGCCTCGACCGCCAGCAATACATTGATGATGTGATGCAGCAGCTTCAGCAGGCGCTGGCGGAGGCCGGGATCAAGGCCGAGATCAGCGGCCGGGCCAAGCATATCTACAGTATCTGGCGCAAAATGCGCCGCAAGGGGATCGATTTTCGTGATGTCTACGACATCCGCGCGGTACGGGTGTTGGTACCGCAGCTGCGTGACTGCTACGGCACCCTTGGTATCGTGCACTCCTTGTGGAGCCATATTCCCCGCGAGTTCGATGATTACATTGCGACCCCCAAGGAGAACGGCTATCGCTCCCTGCACACGGCGGTGATTGGCCCGGGCGGAAAAACCCTGGAGGTGCAGATACGCACCCACGAGATGCACGAAGAAGCGGAGCTCGGGGTCTGTGCCCATTGGCGCTATAAGGGAACCGACACCAAGGCCAGCGGCAGCTACGAGGAGAAGATTGCCTGGCTGCGCCAGGTGATGGAGTGGCATGAAGATATTGGCGATCTCGATAGCCTGGCAGGCCAGCTGCGCAGCGATATCGAATCCGATCGTATTTACGTGTTTACTAAAAACGGTCACGTAGTGGATCTGTCGGTGGGCTCGACCCCGATCGATTTCGCCTACCGCATCCACACCGAGGTGGGTAACAGCTGCCGGGGCGCCAAGGTGGGAGGACGCATCGTTCCGCTGACCTACAGCCTCAAGACCGGCGACCAGGTGGAGATCCTGACCGCGGCGGGGGGCTCCCCCAGTCGGGACTGGCTGAACCCTAACCTGGGCTACATCACCACCAGTCGAGCGCGTTCCAAGGTGATGCACTGGTTCAAGGAGCAGGACCGGGACCAGAACGAATTGGCCGGGCGCCAGCAGATCGAGCACGAACTCAAGCGCCTGGCGCTGGTGGATGTCGATTTCGATGCCCTGGCTCCCGAACTCAACTACAAAACGGCGGCGGATATGTTCGCTGCGGTAGGCGCCGGGGATCTTCGCCAGGCCCACGTGATCCATGCGGCCCAGCGCCAGGTTGGCTACGACGATGAGAAGCAGTTTGAACTGCAGCTGCGTATGCCCAAGGCCAAGGTATCCGATGGTGATATCCGCATTCGCGGGGTGGGTAACCTGCTGACCCAGATGGCGGGTTGCTGCCACCCACTGCCGGGGGACCCCATTATTGGCTACATCACCCTCGGTCGGGGTGTGACCATCCATCGCCAGGATTGCCAACAGGCGCTGCTCCTGCAGGAGCGGGAGTCCAACCGGCTCATCGAGGTGGACTGGGGTGGTCAACCGGAAAATACCTATGCCGTGGGGATCGAGTTGCTGGCCTACGACCGGCCCGGGTTGATTCGGGATATCACCATGGTACTGGCTAACGAGAAGGTGAACGTGATTGCACTGAACACCCTCTCGGATACCCGCGACAACATGGCGCGCATGACCCTGACCATCGAGGTCGATGGCCTGGATTCGCTCTCCATGGTGCTGGCGCGTATCAACCAGCTCCCCAACGTGATCGAAGCATCGCGCAGTCGGCGGGGTTAA
- the rlmD gene encoding 23S rRNA (uracil(1939)-C(5))-methyltransferase RlmD produces the protein MKFYQQPGRSRQQPQKPVRVHVEGMTHDLRGIARHEGKPLFIDNALPGEQVSVRIERRHGRYLEGRALHIEEASRERVSPRCQHFGRCGGCSLQYLDSQAQLTHKEQAVLGQLERFAAVQPDQLAPPLGSQPFGYRSRARLAVYYHRKQKQLLVGFREARSRQVISLAQCPVLAPELECLLQPLQQLIGSLKAFDQVSHLELLLGERGPAVLFRHLQPLCEEDQQRLQAFAEQHLQQLYLQGDSHSVHCFWSREGNPRLSYPLSAFSLSLAYQPLDFTQVNRPLNEAMVTRAMEWLDPGPGERVLDLFCGLGNFSLPAARLGAEVVGVEGSATMVQRAQLNAQSAGIETARFHVLDLTEEGVLRSLCPNGVDKVVLDPPRAGAAETISDICQLGPASILYISCDPATLARDAGLLRDRAYRLQRLCVMDMFPQTGHIESMALFVQSGN, from the coding sequence GTGAAGTTCTACCAGCAGCCGGGACGCTCCCGGCAACAGCCACAGAAGCCGGTGCGGGTGCACGTGGAGGGGATGACCCACGACCTGCGCGGAATTGCGCGCCATGAGGGGAAACCCCTCTTTATCGACAATGCTCTGCCCGGCGAGCAGGTATCGGTGCGGATCGAACGTCGCCACGGGCGCTATCTCGAAGGGCGGGCCCTGCACATTGAGGAGGCCTCCCGGGAGCGTGTTTCTCCTCGCTGCCAACACTTCGGCCGCTGCGGAGGCTGTTCCCTGCAGTATCTCGACAGCCAGGCCCAGCTGACCCACAAGGAACAGGCGGTACTGGGTCAACTGGAGCGCTTTGCCGCTGTTCAGCCCGACCAGCTGGCCCCCCCACTTGGTTCCCAGCCCTTTGGTTACCGCTCGCGGGCCCGCCTGGCGGTCTACTATCACCGCAAACAGAAGCAGCTATTGGTTGGCTTTCGCGAAGCGCGCAGTCGGCAGGTGATCTCCCTGGCGCAGTGCCCGGTGTTGGCCCCTGAACTGGAGTGCCTGCTGCAACCCCTGCAGCAACTGATTGGCTCCCTGAAGGCCTTCGACCAGGTCTCGCACCTTGAGCTGTTACTGGGCGAACGGGGGCCGGCGGTGCTGTTTCGTCACCTGCAGCCGCTGTGCGAGGAGGATCAGCAGCGCTTGCAGGCGTTCGCAGAGCAGCACCTGCAGCAGCTCTATCTGCAGGGCGACAGCCATTCGGTGCACTGTTTCTGGAGCCGGGAGGGGAACCCCCGGCTGAGTTACCCCTTGTCGGCCTTTTCGCTTTCCCTCGCTTACCAGCCACTGGACTTTACCCAGGTGAACCGTCCCCTCAATGAGGCGATGGTAACCCGGGCCATGGAGTGGCTTGACCCCGGGCCCGGCGAGCGGGTGCTGGACCTGTTCTGCGGGTTGGGCAACTTTTCCCTGCCGGCGGCGCGGCTGGGGGCCGAGGTGGTGGGTGTGGAGGGAAGTGCTACCATGGTGCAGCGGGCGCAGCTCAATGCACAGTCAGCGGGCATCGAGACGGCCCGCTTCCACGTTCTGGACCTGACCGAAGAGGGGGTGTTGCGGTCACTCTGCCCCAATGGGGTCGATAAGGTGGTGCTGGACCCCCCGCGGGCTGGGGCCGCCGAGACAATAAGCGATATTTGCCAGCTGGGCCCCGCCAGCATACTCTATATTTCCTGCGATCCTGCCACCCTGGCGAGGGATGCCGGCTTGCTCAGGGACAGGGCATACCGCCTGCAGCGTCTGTGTGTCATGGACATGTTTCCCCAGACCGGTCACATAGAGTCAATGGCACTTTTCGTGCAGTCCGGAAACTAA
- the cysM gene encoding cysteine synthase CysM: protein MEYPTIEQLIGETPLVRLQRLPGQTSNRVLVKLEGNNPAGSVKDRPALSMIQQAEERGDICPGDTLIEATSGNTGIALAMAAAIKGYRMVLIMPDNMSAERRAAMTAYGAELVLVTREEGMEGARDRALAMQQRGEGRVLDQFGNFDNPGAHYRGTGPEIWRQTGGEITHFVSSMGTTGTIMGVSRYLKEQNPSVQIVGLQPREGASIPGIRRWPEAYLPSIFEPERVDRVIDMGQEEAERTMRALARQEGIFCGVSSGGSVAGALRLSRELENATIVAIICDRGDRYLSTGVFSGSAL from the coding sequence ATGGAATACCCCACCATCGAACAGTTAATCGGTGAGACACCGCTGGTTCGTTTGCAGCGCCTGCCCGGGCAGACCAGCAATCGGGTGCTGGTTAAACTGGAGGGTAACAACCCCGCAGGATCGGTCAAGGACCGGCCGGCGTTGAGCATGATCCAGCAGGCCGAAGAGCGGGGGGATATTTGCCCCGGCGACACCCTGATCGAGGCTACCAGCGGCAACACCGGCATCGCCCTGGCAATGGCTGCCGCCATCAAGGGCTATCGCATGGTGTTGATCATGCCCGATAACATGAGCGCAGAGCGGCGTGCGGCGATGACCGCCTATGGCGCCGAGCTGGTGCTGGTGACCCGTGAGGAGGGGATGGAGGGAGCTCGTGACCGGGCGCTGGCGATGCAGCAACGGGGTGAAGGGCGGGTACTCGACCAGTTTGGCAACTTCGATAACCCCGGCGCTCACTACCGCGGGACCGGTCCCGAGATCTGGCGCCAGACCGGCGGCGAGATCACTCACTTTGTCAGCTCCATGGGGACCACCGGTACCATCATGGGGGTGTCGCGCTACCTCAAGGAACAGAACCCGAGCGTGCAGATCGTTGGCCTGCAGCCAAGGGAGGGGGCTTCCATCCCCGGTATCCGACGTTGGCCCGAGGCTTACCTGCCCTCAATCTTCGAGCCCGAGCGGGTCGACCGGGTGATCGATATGGGGCAGGAGGAGGCGGAGCGCACCATGCGCGCCCTCGCCCGCCAGGAGGGGATCTTTTGTGGCGTCTCATCGGGCGGATCGGTGGCCGGTGCCCTGCGCCTCTCCCGGGAGCTGGAGAACGCGACCATCGTGGCGATCATCTGTGACCGCGGCGATCGCTATCTCTCCACCGGAGTATTTTCCGGCAGTGCCCTGTGA
- a CDS encoding ATP-binding protein: protein MSMFLAGKNSGIKQRVLAMALLPTLSITLMLGVFFTLTRLKDLDNLLFERSLTIAEQFTATASFGYPADDSPLLQEVANAALEKSDVRAISLYNAAGTRIIHSGPGMLPVHHPASPFGSQQQILQGDRSLRIITPIYPPAENHLHSANELLAPLGWHEIEFSTANTEIKQYQTLLGSGVLIIVGVLLNIFLALRIGSHITRPLQKISNAVSHIRNGNLDTRINTETGGELRTLESGINSMVSSLQQAHHEMQQNIEQSTRDLQETLETIEIQNIELDMARKEALEASRIKSEFLANMSHEIRTPLNGIIGFTNLLLRSNLNERQREYLQTIHSSSEGLLAIINDVLDFSKIEAGKLELESIPMNLGDTIDEVLNILAPAAHEKQLELIPLLYSDTPTQLIGDPLRIKQILTNLVSNAIKFTHQGSITVRAMLEEQRAKNAVIKISVTDTGIGLSRQQQKELFKAFTQADTSTTRRIGGTGLGLVISKRLAQQMGGDIGLESEEGEGSTFWFTINVPLSSERIDKTPERHYPQRSALLLETQELVRQASGHLIRAMQLQLTSVDTAQELEAQLSDGSMPPYDLVILSHNEQLLPTSKLRQLLALPWAAHTAFLILVDTNKEYEVNRLLTTTSRALTIVKPMVRARLHKAVAWVLGSVPEANELSLPHDTPVEVATRAPHILAVDDNAANLKLVTVLLEGMGVQVTAVDSGQQAIVKVRQYRFDLIFMDVQMPDMDGMDTTRRIRDIELAEHRTPIVALTAHALAAEKKALLLAGMDDYMSKPISEPQLQQMIRKWTGIKLSLPSLEMSTRDSHPEHPPSRLIDLQEGVRLAGGKEDLAEEMLAMLLDNLPQDRQQIEQQYNDKQLPQLLETVHKLHGATRYCGVPLLRQACHEMESALKLSRRGEENSSLQQLWKELLTQIDALIQWHHARAESTTKATT, encoded by the coding sequence ATGTCGATGTTCCTGGCCGGAAAAAACAGTGGTATCAAACAGCGCGTGTTGGCCATGGCGCTACTGCCCACCCTCTCAATCACACTGATGTTGGGGGTCTTCTTTACCCTGACCCGCCTCAAGGATCTCGACAACCTGCTGTTTGAACGCAGCCTGACGATTGCCGAACAGTTTACTGCCACCGCCAGCTTCGGTTACCCCGCCGACGACTCCCCGCTGTTGCAGGAGGTTGCCAATGCCGCCCTGGAAAAAAGCGATGTGCGTGCCATCAGCCTCTACAACGCCGCCGGCACCCGTATTATCCACTCCGGTCCCGGCATGCTGCCGGTTCATCACCCGGCCAGCCCCTTCGGCAGCCAGCAACAAATTCTCCAGGGTGACCGGTCGTTACGCATCATCACCCCCATCTATCCGCCCGCCGAAAACCACTTGCACAGCGCCAATGAGTTACTCGCCCCACTGGGATGGCACGAGATCGAGTTTTCCACCGCCAATACGGAGATCAAGCAGTACCAGACCCTGCTCGGCAGCGGCGTACTGATCATCGTTGGTGTATTACTGAATATCTTTCTTGCACTGCGTATCGGTAGCCACATCACCCGACCGCTGCAAAAGATCTCCAACGCCGTCAGCCATATCCGCAACGGCAATCTGGATACCCGCATCAACACCGAAACCGGCGGTGAACTGCGCACCCTGGAGTCGGGTATCAACTCCATGGTCTCCTCCCTGCAGCAGGCCCATCATGAGATGCAGCAGAACATCGAGCAGTCGACCCGCGACCTGCAGGAGACGCTGGAAACCATCGAGATCCAGAACATCGAGCTCGACATGGCGCGTAAAGAGGCCCTCGAGGCGAGTCGCATCAAGTCGGAATTTCTCGCCAACATGAGCCACGAGATCCGCACTCCGCTCAACGGTATCATCGGCTTTACCAACCTGCTGCTGCGATCAAACCTCAATGAGCGCCAGCGTGAGTACCTGCAGACCATCCACAGCTCCTCCGAGGGGCTGCTGGCCATCATCAATGATGTCCTCGACTTCTCCAAGATCGAGGCGGGCAAGCTGGAGCTGGAGAGCATCCCGATGAACCTCGGTGACACCATCGACGAGGTGCTCAATATCCTTGCCCCTGCGGCCCACGAGAAGCAGCTGGAGCTGATTCCCCTGCTGTACTCCGACACCCCCACCCAGCTGATTGGCGATCCCCTGCGGATCAAGCAGATACTCACCAATCTGGTCAGCAATGCCATCAAGTTCACCCACCAGGGCTCAATCACTGTGCGCGCCATGCTGGAGGAGCAGCGCGCCAAGAACGCCGTCATCAAGATCAGTGTCACCGACACCGGCATTGGCCTCTCACGCCAGCAGCAGAAAGAGCTCTTCAAGGCCTTTACCCAGGCCGACACCTCCACCACCCGCCGTATTGGCGGCACCGGGTTGGGGCTGGTGATTTCCAAACGCCTGGCTCAACAGATGGGCGGGGATATTGGTCTCGAGAGCGAAGAGGGTGAGGGCTCCACCTTCTGGTTTACCATCAACGTTCCCCTGTCCAGTGAGCGTATTGACAAGACCCCCGAGCGTCACTACCCCCAGCGCAGTGCCCTGCTGCTGGAGACTCAGGAGTTGGTTCGCCAGGCCAGTGGCCACCTGATCCGCGCCATGCAACTGCAGTTGACATCCGTTGACACGGCGCAGGAGCTGGAAGCACAGCTCAGTGACGGAAGTATGCCTCCCTATGACCTGGTGATACTGAGTCACAACGAGCAACTCTTGCCTACCAGTAAGCTGCGACAGCTATTGGCCCTGCCCTGGGCCGCCCATACCGCTTTCCTGATCCTGGTGGACACCAACAAGGAGTACGAGGTTAACCGCCTGCTCACCACCACCTCCCGCGCCCTCACCATCGTCAAGCCCATGGTCCGGGCACGTCTTCACAAGGCCGTGGCCTGGGTACTGGGTTCAGTGCCCGAAGCTAACGAGCTGTCGCTTCCCCACGATACCCCTGTTGAGGTGGCCACCCGCGCCCCCCACATACTGGCGGTGGACGACAACGCCGCCAACCTCAAGCTGGTAACCGTGCTGTTGGAGGGGATGGGGGTACAGGTGACGGCAGTGGACAGCGGGCAGCAGGCAATCGTCAAAGTCAGGCAATATCGCTTCGACCTGATCTTTATGGATGTGCAGATGCCGGATATGGACGGCATGGACACCACCCGCCGCATTCGAGACATTGAGCTGGCCGAACACCGTACGCCCATCGTGGCGCTGACCGCCCATGCCCTGGCCGCCGAGAAAAAGGCCCTGTTGCTGGCGGGCATGGATGATTACATGAGCAAGCCCATCAGTGAGCCACAACTGCAGCAGATGATTCGCAAATGGACCGGCATCAAACTGAGCCTGCCCAGCCTGGAGATGTCGACCCGCGACTCACATCCGGAGCACCCCCCTTCCCGCCTGATCGACCTGCAGGAGGGTGTTCGACTGGCCGGTGGCAAAGAGGACCTGGCGGAGGAGATGCTCGCCATGTTGCTCGATAACCTGCCCCAGGATCGTCAACAGATCGAGCAGCAGTACAACGACAAGCAGCTGCCACAGCTGCTGGAGACCGTTCACAAACTGCACGGCGCCACCCGCTACTGTGGCGTCCCCCTGCTGCGACAGGCCTGTCACGAGATGGAGTCAGCCCTGAAGCTCAGCCGGAGGGGGGAGGAGAACAGCTCCCTGCAGCAGTTATGGAAAGAGTTGCTGACCCAGATCGATGCCCTCATCCAGTGGCATCACGCGCGCGCCGAGAGCACCACAAAGGCCACCACGTAG